AAACTCAAAATCAGGCAAAATTCGGTTATTGCTGCCGGCCTGTGACGCAGCCGGTGGCGTTCACCACCCTGTTTTCTGATCTTGAGACGAGCAATGAGCAGCCAGAAACCTACCATCATCTACACGCTGACCGACGAAGCCCCGCTGCTGGCCACGAGTGCCTTCCTGCCCATCATCCGCACATTCACCGCGCCGGCCGGCATCGACGTCACCACCAGCGACATTTCGGTGGCGGGCCGTATCCTGGGCGAGTTCCCCGAATTCCTGACCGAAGAACAACGGGTGCCGGACAACCTGGCCGAACTCGGCCGTTTGACCCTTCTGCCCGACAGCAACATCATCAAGCTGCCCAATATCAGTGCGTCCGTGCACCAACTGGTGAGCGCGATCAAGGAACTCCAGGCCAAGGGCTACAAGGTGCCGGATTTCCCGGAAGACCCGAAGACCGACGCCGAGCAGGCCATCCGCCTGCGCTATTCGAAGTGCCTCGGCAGCGCCGTGAACCCGGTGCTGCGCGAAGGCAACTCGGACCGCCGCGCACCGGCGGCAGTCAAGAACTACGCCCGCAAGAACCCGCACAGCATGGGCGAGTGGAGCATGGCTTCGCGCACGCACGTCGCTCACATGAAGCACGGCGATTTCTATCACGGCGAAAAGTCCATGACGCTGGACCGCGCCCGTGACGTAAAGATGGAACTGGTCACGAAAAGCGGCAAGACCATCGTGCTTAAGCCGAAGGTTGCGCTGCTGGACGGCGAAATCATTGACAGCATGTTCATGAGCAAGAAGGCGCTGTGCGACTTCTACGAAGAACAGATGGAAGACGCCCGCAAGACCGGCGTGATGCTGTCGCTGCACGTGAAGGCCACGATGATGAAGGTCTCGCACCCCATCGTGTTCGGCCACGCGGTCAAGATCTTCTACAAGGAAGCCTTCGCGAAGCATGGCAAGCTGTTCGATGAACTCGGCGTGAACGTCAACAACGGTCTCGTCAACCTGTATGAAAAGCTCGAAACGCTGCCAAGCTCGAAGCGTGAAGAAATCATCCGCGATCTGCACGCCTGTCACGAACATCGCCCCGAACTGGCGATGGTGGACTCGGCCAAGGGCATCTCCAACCTGCACGCCCCGAACGACGTGATCGTGGACGCGTCGATGCCGGCAATGATCCGCATCGGCGGCAAGATGTGGGGCGCGGACGGCCGTCCGAAGGACACCAAGGCCGTGATCCCGGAG
The DNA window shown above is from Paraburkholderia sp. BL10I2N1 and carries:
- a CDS encoding NADP-dependent isocitrate dehydrogenase; translated protein: MSSQKPTIIYTLTDEAPLLATSAFLPIIRTFTAPAGIDVTTSDISVAGRILGEFPEFLTEEQRVPDNLAELGRLTLLPDSNIIKLPNISASVHQLVSAIKELQAKGYKVPDFPEDPKTDAEQAIRLRYSKCLGSAVNPVLREGNSDRRAPAAVKNYARKNPHSMGEWSMASRTHVAHMKHGDFYHGEKSMTLDRARDVKMELVTKSGKTIVLKPKVALLDGEIIDSMFMSKKALCDFYEEQMEDARKTGVMLSLHVKATMMKVSHPIVFGHAVKIFYKEAFAKHGKLFDELGVNVNNGLVNLYEKLETLPSSKREEIIRDLHACHEHRPELAMVDSAKGISNLHAPNDVIVDASMPAMIRIGGKMWGADGRPKDTKAVIPESTFARIYQEIINFCKTNGNFDPVTMGTVPNVGLMAQKAEEYGSHDKTFEVPEAGEARIVDLATGEVLLVQNVEEGDIWRMCQVKDAPIRDWVKLAVARARNSGMPAVFWLDPYRPHEAELIRKVETYLKDYDTTGLDIQIMSQVRAMRYTLERVIRGLDTISVTGNILRDYLTDLFPIMELGTSAKMLSIVPLMAGGGMYETGAGGSAPKHVKQLVEENHLRWDSLGEFLALAVSLEELGLKTENAKAKILAKTLDAATGKLLDNNKSPSPKTGQLDNRGSQFYLAMYWAQELAAQTDDAALAAQFAPLARQLTENEQTIVAELSAVQGNPADIGGYYKPDFAKLDAVMRPSKTLNAALAVVHG